One genomic segment of Sminthopsis crassicaudata isolate SCR6 chromosome 2, ASM4859323v1, whole genome shotgun sequence includes these proteins:
- the PABPC1L gene encoding polyadenylate-binding protein 1-like isoform X3, translating to MNASGPGYPLASLYVGDLHTDVTEAMLYEKFSAAGPIMSIRVCRDMATRRSLGYAYINFQQPADAERALDTMNFEVIKGRPIRIMWSQRDPGLRKSGIGNIFIKNLDDSIDNKALYDTFSAFGNILSCKVVCDENGSRGFGFVHFETQEAANQAINTMNGMLLNDRKVFVGHFKSRQEREAELGARALEFTNIYVKNFEEDVDDRCLEELFSQFGKTLSVKVMVDENGHSRGFGFVNFEKHEEAQKAVSGMNGKALGGRVLYVGRAQKRTERQGELKRRFEQMKQERVNRYQGVNLYVKNLDDVIDDEKLRKEFSPYGVITSAKSPTRASFYSPSTMAPIRPAPRWTSYSPRSSSTSRRSTSNISTVRQASTQVPQAGPHMQRVVNIGTQTMGTGCPGSPGQAIPQYKYSSAMPNAHQVMERAVHIQGQEPLTASMLASAPPQEQKQMLGDRLYPLIYGVHAQLAGKITGMLLEIDNSELLLLLESPESLHSKIEEAVAALQAQEVMELSKTYVH from the exons ATGAACGCCAGCGGCCCCGGCTACCCCCTCGCGTCTCTCTACGTGGGCGACCTGCACACCGACGTGACCGAGGCCATGCTGTACGAGAAGTTCTCGGCCGCGGGCCCCATCATGTCCATCCGCGTCTGCCGCGACATGGCCACGCGCCGCTCCCTGGGCTATGCCTACATCAACTTCCAGCAGCCCGCAGACG CGGAACGAGCACTGGACACCATGAACTTTGAGGTCATCAAAGGCAGGCCCATCCGTATCATGTGGTCCCAGCGGGATCCAGGGCTCCGGAAATCAGGAATTGGCAACATCTTTATCAAGAACTTGGATGACTCCATTGATAACAAGGCCTTGTATGACACCTTCTCTGCCTTTGGGAACATCCTCTCTTGTAAG GTGGTATGTGATGAAAACGGCTCCCGGGGATTTGGCTTTGTCCACTTTGAGACACAAGAAGCTGCAAACCAAGCAATCAACACTATGAATGGGATGCTACTTAATGACCGAAAAGT TTTTGTGGGCCACTTCAAGTCTCGGCAGGAACGGGAGGCAGAGCTGGGGGCACGAGCACTAGAATTCACCAACATCTATGTCAAGAACTTTGAGGAAGACGTGGATGATCGGTGCCTGGAGGAACTATTCTCTCAGTTTG GAAAGACTCTGAGTGTGAAGGTGATGGTAGATGAAAATGGCCATTCCCGAGGTTTCGGTTTTGTTAACTTTGAGAAGCATGAGGAAGCTCAGAAG GCTGTGAGCGGCATGAATGGGAAGGCGCTCGGGGGTCGAGTCCTGTACGTTGGACGGGCCCAGAAAAGGACAGAGAGGCAGGGGGAGCTGAAGCGTAGATTCGAGCAGATGAAGCAGGAGAGAGTAAACCGCTACCAG GGTGTGAACCTTTATGTGAAGAATTTGGATGATGTCATTGATGATGAGAAGCTACGGAAGGAGTTCTCTCCATATGGCGTGATCACCAGTGCTAAA TCACCTACCCGAGCATCCTTCTACAGCCCCAGCACTATGGCCCCCATTCGGCCTGCCCCAAGGTGGACCAGCTATTCTCCTAGGTCTTCAT CCACCTCCCGGCGCTCCACCTCCAACATCAGTACTGTCCGGCAGGCTTCTACTCAGGTGCCCCAGGCAGGGCCACACATGCAGAGAGTGG TCAATATTGGGACTCAGACCATGGGAACTGGGTGTCCAGGCTCCCCAGGTCAAGCCATCCCACAATACAAGTACTCCTCAGCTATGCCTAATGCACATCAG GTAATGGAGAGAGCTGTGCATATCCAAGGGCAGGAGCCTTTAACTGCTTCTATGTTGGCCTCAGCCCCACCCCAGGAACAGAAGCAAATGCTTG GTGACAGACTCTATCCACTCATTTATGGGGTACACGCTCAGTTGGCTGGCAAGATCACTGGCATGCTGCTGGAGATTGACAACTcagagctgctgctgctgctggaatCTCCAGAATCACTCCATTCCAAG ATTGAAGAAGCAGTAGCTGCGCTCCAAGCACAGGAAGTTATGGAGCTGTCCAAAACATATGTACACTGA
- the PABPC1L gene encoding polyadenylate-binding protein 1-like isoform X1 has protein sequence MNASGPGYPLASLYVGDLHTDVTEAMLYEKFSAAGPIMSIRVCRDMATRRSLGYAYINFQQPADAERALDTMNFEVIKGRPIRIMWSQRDPGLRKSGIGNIFIKNLDDSIDNKALYDTFSAFGNILSCKVVCDENGSRGFGFVHFETQEAANQAINTMNGMLLNDRKVFVGHFKSRQEREAELGARALEFTNIYVKNFEEDVDDRCLEELFSQFGKTLSVKVMVDENGHSRGFGFVNFEKHEEAQKAVSGMNGKALGGRVLYVGRAQKRTERQGELKRRFEQMKQERVNRYQGVNLYVKNLDDVIDDEKLRKEFSPYGVITSAKVMTEGGHSKGFGFVCFSSPEEATKAVTEMNGRIVSTKPLYVALAQRKEERKAILTNQYMQRISVLRNINGPIFPQPTNYFLPAIPQVTAIFQSPTRASFYSPSTMAPIRPAPRWTSYSPRSSSTSRRSTSNISTVRQASTQVPQAGPHMQRVVNIGTQTMGTGCPGSPGQAIPQYKYSSAMPNAHQVMERAVHIQGQEPLTASMLASAPPQEQKQMLGDRLYPLIYGVHAQLAGKITGMLLEIDNSELLLLLESPESLHSKIEEAVAALQAQEVMELSKTYVH, from the exons ATGAACGCCAGCGGCCCCGGCTACCCCCTCGCGTCTCTCTACGTGGGCGACCTGCACACCGACGTGACCGAGGCCATGCTGTACGAGAAGTTCTCGGCCGCGGGCCCCATCATGTCCATCCGCGTCTGCCGCGACATGGCCACGCGCCGCTCCCTGGGCTATGCCTACATCAACTTCCAGCAGCCCGCAGACG CGGAACGAGCACTGGACACCATGAACTTTGAGGTCATCAAAGGCAGGCCCATCCGTATCATGTGGTCCCAGCGGGATCCAGGGCTCCGGAAATCAGGAATTGGCAACATCTTTATCAAGAACTTGGATGACTCCATTGATAACAAGGCCTTGTATGACACCTTCTCTGCCTTTGGGAACATCCTCTCTTGTAAG GTGGTATGTGATGAAAACGGCTCCCGGGGATTTGGCTTTGTCCACTTTGAGACACAAGAAGCTGCAAACCAAGCAATCAACACTATGAATGGGATGCTACTTAATGACCGAAAAGT TTTTGTGGGCCACTTCAAGTCTCGGCAGGAACGGGAGGCAGAGCTGGGGGCACGAGCACTAGAATTCACCAACATCTATGTCAAGAACTTTGAGGAAGACGTGGATGATCGGTGCCTGGAGGAACTATTCTCTCAGTTTG GAAAGACTCTGAGTGTGAAGGTGATGGTAGATGAAAATGGCCATTCCCGAGGTTTCGGTTTTGTTAACTTTGAGAAGCATGAGGAAGCTCAGAAG GCTGTGAGCGGCATGAATGGGAAGGCGCTCGGGGGTCGAGTCCTGTACGTTGGACGGGCCCAGAAAAGGACAGAGAGGCAGGGGGAGCTGAAGCGTAGATTCGAGCAGATGAAGCAGGAGAGAGTAAACCGCTACCAG GGTGTGAACCTTTATGTGAAGAATTTGGATGATGTCATTGATGATGAGAAGCTACGGAAGGAGTTCTCTCCATATGGCGTGATCACCAGTGCTAAA GTGATGACAGAGGGTGGCCACAGCAAGGGGTTTGGCTTTGTGTGTTTTTCCTCCCCAGAAGAGGCTACGAAGGCCGTGACAGAGATGAATGGCCGGATTGTTAGTACCAAGCCCCTCTATGTGGCCCTGGCCCAACGCAAGGAGGAGCGGAAGGCCATTCTCACTAACCAGTACATGCAACGCATCTCTGTCCTAAGGAATATAAATGGCCCCATCTTTCCCCAACCTACCAATTATTTCCTGCCTGCTATCCCCCAGGTCACTGCCATCTTCCAG TCACCTACCCGAGCATCCTTCTACAGCCCCAGCACTATGGCCCCCATTCGGCCTGCCCCAAGGTGGACCAGCTATTCTCCTAGGTCTTCAT CCACCTCCCGGCGCTCCACCTCCAACATCAGTACTGTCCGGCAGGCTTCTACTCAGGTGCCCCAGGCAGGGCCACACATGCAGAGAGTGG TCAATATTGGGACTCAGACCATGGGAACTGGGTGTCCAGGCTCCCCAGGTCAAGCCATCCCACAATACAAGTACTCCTCAGCTATGCCTAATGCACATCAG GTAATGGAGAGAGCTGTGCATATCCAAGGGCAGGAGCCTTTAACTGCTTCTATGTTGGCCTCAGCCCCACCCCAGGAACAGAAGCAAATGCTTG GTGACAGACTCTATCCACTCATTTATGGGGTACACGCTCAGTTGGCTGGCAAGATCACTGGCATGCTGCTGGAGATTGACAACTcagagctgctgctgctgctggaatCTCCAGAATCACTCCATTCCAAG ATTGAAGAAGCAGTAGCTGCGCTCCAAGCACAGGAAGTTATGGAGCTGTCCAAAACATATGTACACTGA
- the PABPC1L gene encoding polyadenylate-binding protein 1-like isoform X2, which yields MNASGPGYPLASLYVGDLHTDVTEAMLYEKFSAAGPIMSIRVCRDMATRRSLGYAYINFQQPADAERALDTMNFEVIKGRPIRIMWSQRDPGLRKSGIGNIFIKNLDDSIDNKALYDTFSAFGNILSCKVVCDENGSRGFGFVHFETQEAANQAINTMNGMLLNDRKVFVGHFKSRQEREAELGARALEFTNIYVKNFEEDVDDRCLEELFSQFGKTLSVKVMVDENGHSRGFGFVNFEKHEEAQKAVSGMNGKALGGRVLYVGRAQKRTERQGELKRRFEQMKQERVNRYQGVNLYVKNLDDVIDDEKLRKEFSPYGVITSAKVMTEGGHSKGFGFVCFSSPEEATKAVTEMNGRIVSTKPLYVALAQRKEERKAILTNQYMQRISVLRNINGPIFPQPTNYFLPAIPQVTAIFQSPTRASFYSPSTMAPIRPAPRWTSYSPRSSSTSRRSTSNISTVRQASTQVPQAGPHMQRVVNIGTQTMGTGCPGSPGQAIPQYKYSSAMPNAHQVMERAVHIQGQEPLTASMLASAPPQEQKQMLVFLHLAPRMVILNPVMLASLLFHERNTPIVGSGRFLWLSPMPGMFSLLVSTSWLPFRPN from the exons ATGAACGCCAGCGGCCCCGGCTACCCCCTCGCGTCTCTCTACGTGGGCGACCTGCACACCGACGTGACCGAGGCCATGCTGTACGAGAAGTTCTCGGCCGCGGGCCCCATCATGTCCATCCGCGTCTGCCGCGACATGGCCACGCGCCGCTCCCTGGGCTATGCCTACATCAACTTCCAGCAGCCCGCAGACG CGGAACGAGCACTGGACACCATGAACTTTGAGGTCATCAAAGGCAGGCCCATCCGTATCATGTGGTCCCAGCGGGATCCAGGGCTCCGGAAATCAGGAATTGGCAACATCTTTATCAAGAACTTGGATGACTCCATTGATAACAAGGCCTTGTATGACACCTTCTCTGCCTTTGGGAACATCCTCTCTTGTAAG GTGGTATGTGATGAAAACGGCTCCCGGGGATTTGGCTTTGTCCACTTTGAGACACAAGAAGCTGCAAACCAAGCAATCAACACTATGAATGGGATGCTACTTAATGACCGAAAAGT TTTTGTGGGCCACTTCAAGTCTCGGCAGGAACGGGAGGCAGAGCTGGGGGCACGAGCACTAGAATTCACCAACATCTATGTCAAGAACTTTGAGGAAGACGTGGATGATCGGTGCCTGGAGGAACTATTCTCTCAGTTTG GAAAGACTCTGAGTGTGAAGGTGATGGTAGATGAAAATGGCCATTCCCGAGGTTTCGGTTTTGTTAACTTTGAGAAGCATGAGGAAGCTCAGAAG GCTGTGAGCGGCATGAATGGGAAGGCGCTCGGGGGTCGAGTCCTGTACGTTGGACGGGCCCAGAAAAGGACAGAGAGGCAGGGGGAGCTGAAGCGTAGATTCGAGCAGATGAAGCAGGAGAGAGTAAACCGCTACCAG GGTGTGAACCTTTATGTGAAGAATTTGGATGATGTCATTGATGATGAGAAGCTACGGAAGGAGTTCTCTCCATATGGCGTGATCACCAGTGCTAAA GTGATGACAGAGGGTGGCCACAGCAAGGGGTTTGGCTTTGTGTGTTTTTCCTCCCCAGAAGAGGCTACGAAGGCCGTGACAGAGATGAATGGCCGGATTGTTAGTACCAAGCCCCTCTATGTGGCCCTGGCCCAACGCAAGGAGGAGCGGAAGGCCATTCTCACTAACCAGTACATGCAACGCATCTCTGTCCTAAGGAATATAAATGGCCCCATCTTTCCCCAACCTACCAATTATTTCCTGCCTGCTATCCCCCAGGTCACTGCCATCTTCCAG TCACCTACCCGAGCATCCTTCTACAGCCCCAGCACTATGGCCCCCATTCGGCCTGCCCCAAGGTGGACCAGCTATTCTCCTAGGTCTTCAT CCACCTCCCGGCGCTCCACCTCCAACATCAGTACTGTCCGGCAGGCTTCTACTCAGGTGCCCCAGGCAGGGCCACACATGCAGAGAGTGG TCAATATTGGGACTCAGACCATGGGAACTGGGTGTCCAGGCTCCCCAGGTCAAGCCATCCCACAATACAAGTACTCCTCAGCTATGCCTAATGCACATCAG GTAATGGAGAGAGCTGTGCATATCCAAGGGCAGGAGCCTTTAACTGCTTCTATGTTGGCCTCAGCCCCACCCCAGGAACAGAAGCAAATGCTTG tcttcttacaccttgcTCCCCGAATGGTAATCTTGAATCCTGTGATgctggcctccttgctgttccacGAACGAAACACTCCAATTGTTGGCTCTGGGcgttttctctggctgtcccccatgcctggaatgttctccctcctggtctccacctcctggcttcctttccGCCCCAACTAA